The proteins below come from a single Erythrobacter sp. SG61-1L genomic window:
- a CDS encoding DUF4424 family protein, whose amino-acid sequence MPRLLSQLPAARLLAAAAVCFSLLPLPALANDSEAEWAVGGLVLKASDTISMDREDLFISADEVRVDYSYTNHSDDPQTILISFPLPALPEQGQDWVEYGSWPDWNRLGFSTTIDGKPAEWQTVVRAVANGKDVTALVEGAGFPLEWYQDYDFVERIAALPETEAERLAALGLLVKEEGWGGNDYGPAWQVQWHITREQTFPAHATVSVSHRYTPIVGGSVGGLLHQIDDPQWADQKAYYRQHYCTDAAFLAGVKKRQRTEEAKAGDEYHGYGETWIGYVLSSGANWRGPIGDFRLVVDKGRPDNLVSFCMDGVQKISPTRFEVRKTGYEPDHDLEILIVQWYDPEE is encoded by the coding sequence ATGCCGCGCCTTCTTTCCCAGCTTCCGGCCGCACGGCTTCTCGCCGCTGCGGCCGTTTGCTTTTCGCTGCTGCCCCTCCCTGCCCTTGCCAATGATTCCGAAGCGGAATGGGCCGTAGGCGGGCTGGTGCTGAAGGCCAGCGATACCATCAGCATGGACCGGGAAGATCTGTTCATTTCCGCCGATGAAGTGCGGGTGGACTATAGCTACACCAACCATTCCGACGATCCGCAGACCATCCTGATCAGTTTCCCCCTGCCCGCATTGCCCGAACAGGGGCAGGACTGGGTGGAATATGGCAGCTGGCCCGACTGGAACAGGCTGGGCTTCTCAACCACGATTGATGGCAAGCCTGCCGAGTGGCAGACTGTGGTGCGCGCGGTAGCGAACGGCAAGGACGTGACTGCACTGGTGGAAGGCGCAGGCTTCCCGCTGGAATGGTATCAGGATTACGATTTCGTCGAACGGATCGCCGCCCTGCCCGAAACCGAGGCGGAACGGCTGGCGGCGCTGGGCCTGCTGGTGAAGGAAGAAGGCTGGGGCGGCAATGATTACGGCCCCGCCTGGCAGGTGCAGTGGCACATCACCCGCGAGCAGACTTTCCCCGCCCATGCCACGGTCAGTGTCTCCCACCGATACACCCCGATCGTCGGCGGATCGGTGGGCGGGTTGCTCCACCAGATCGACGATCCGCAATGGGCGGACCAGAAGGCCTATTACCGGCAGCATTACTGCACCGATGCGGCCTTTCTGGCAGGCGTAAAAAAGCGCCAGCGCACCGAAGAGGCGAAGGCAGGCGATGAATATCACGGCTATGGCGAAACCTGGATCGGTTATGTCCTGTCCAGCGGCGCCAACTGGCGCGGACCCATCGGGGATTTCCGGCTGGTGGTGGACAAGGGCAGGCCCGACAATCTGGTGAGCTTCTGCATGGACGGGGTGCAAAAGATCTCGCCCACTCGCTTCGAGGTGCGCAAGACGGGATACGAGCCGGATCACGATCTCGAAATATTGATCGTCCAGTGGTACGATCCCGAAGAGTGA